The genomic DNA GTAGAGCGTCCTTTACCGGATGTTCCTTACGGTACTTTTTGGCGTAATCCCTGGCCTCATCGCTCTCCTCTTCCAGACCGTGCTCCGCATAATATGCATCCAGATGGTCATTAATGTTCTGCCGCTCTTCGCGGAACGTTTCGCTGACAAAATAGGAGCCGAAATTGATCTGGATGACGCCGTTATGCTCAGCCAGGACTTTGATTGCATCGTCGCTCATATTGCGATGGAATCCGGGTGTAAAATGCCGGCATCCCGAGTGCGTGGCAACGACCGGGGCTTTGGAGAGTTCGATGGCCTGGTAAAATGTAGAATCTGTGACATGAGAGACATCGATCATCATTCCGATGCGGTTCATCGCCGGGACAAGCCGTTTGCCAAACGGGCTGAGACCGCCCCAGGTTTCGGTGGTATCATAGGAAGAATCGCAGATATGGTTATCCTCGGAATGGGTCAGCGTAATGTATCGGATACCCCGGTCGTAGAAATGCTGCAGATTCGCCAAATCCCCCTCAATAGGTGCTCCGTTTTCCATTCCCAGAGCCAGCGAAATTCGCTCACGACTAAATTGTTTCTCTACTTCACCGGGAGAGAAGGCCAGGATAAATTTCTCCGGATGGTTTTCAACTTGTTCTCTGACTTTGGTGATCAGCGTATCCGCGTATTCTTTGGCGCCACCAGCCTGATACTTCGGAGGAATGTAGATGGCCATAAAAGTACTATTGAGACCGCCGCGAACCGCTTTGGGGTAATCAAAATGGCGATCGGTTTCGGCGGTCCAGTCCACACCGGAATGGTACAGATGATACGGAGCGTCGATATGGGTGTCTATAAGTAAAGATTTTTGAGCAATCGAGTCGGCGCGATTGTGAAGATCAGCGGTGGTCATCTGGGTGTTTTCTCCTTGACAGGATAGAATACCGGTAAGCAGCAGGAGAATAAATGGTATCCGAATCACAGCTGCTACACGGCTCTTTTCCAATGAATGAATTTTGTCTTGCGTCGGATTCCCCATGACTCGTAAGAATACATATTTTTCTGCCTCAAATAAACCGGAAAAGTCCACTGCTGGATTCATTTCGATTACTCGCTTGCAGAGATTGCGAATCGCGAAAGTACGAGCTAAACTGGGAGTTTAGTAAAACTGAGAATTTCACTCCTCTGAAGTAATTCTGCACTGAACTTAGATGAAGGAAAATCTCATAGGTTTAAGCATAATAAAAATAGCTATTTAAGCTCGTGAATCCCTGCGGGACTGAGACCGTAAATGTCAGCCGGAGCGTTTTTTGCATTATGCTAATTTTTAAGGATCTCCAGGAAAGATCACCTTAATACACTTCCCGCATGGGGCGGACAGACGAGAGGAGCAGTTCTATGGGAAAATATCATTCGATGGACCGCAGACGATTTCTGAAAATCACATCCGGAACTATTGGTGTGGTTGGTCTGGCACCGCTTTCCTTATCCGGATTTCAGGAGATGGCTGAAGCCGATACCGCCCCATCGGAGATCAAATACCGGACACTGGGACGAACGGGACTCAAGTATACGCCGCTTGGCTTTGGTGCGATGCGTACCTCTGATCCTGCCCTGATTCGACAAGGCGTTGACATGGGGATCAATAATATTGATACCGCCCGGGGATATATGGGGGGCGAAAACGAGCGCATCGTGGGGGAAGCCATTGCCGGGGTGCGGGATCAGGTACATATCACCACCAAAATTCAACACGGCAGCCAGGTCCGGATGGAATCCGATTTGAACGAGAGCCTCCGGGCGCTGGATACGGCTCATATCGATATTCTTCTTCGACACGGAATGAGCAGTATAAGTGACCTCGGGGAAGAAGAAACCAGGGAGTTTCTCACCAAGGCAAAGGAGTCTGGTAAGGCGCGGTTCGTGGGATTTTCCACGCACCGGAATATGGCGGATCTACTGCGCGCCGCAGCAGATGACGGATTGTACGACGTAGTCCTGGCCGCCTACAACTTCAAGCACGACGATGATATGACCGAAGCCGTAAATTATGCGGCGGACAAGGGCATCGGCGTTATTGCAATGAAGACCCAGGCCGGCGGGTACGACGCGGCCTCCACAGCTGCACTAAATCCACACCAGGCAGCGCTCAGATGGGTTTTCTCCAATGAAAACGTTACCAGCGCCATTCCATCCATGGTTACCTACCAGCAACTGGAGGAGAATTTCGGCGCCATGCGCAAGACCTTCGGATTCCTGGACAAGAAAACCCTGCATCGCTACGGGAATGCCATCGATGACAAACTCTGCCGGATGTGCGATGACTGCAGCGGTATGTGTCCCCATGGCGTGAACGTTGCTGACCTGAACCGATGCGTAATGTACGTAGATGGCTACGGGGATTCGGATCTGGGCCACAGTACCTACCGTGAACTCTCCGCGTCTGA from Candidatus Neomarinimicrobiota bacterium includes the following:
- a CDS encoding dipeptidase, producing the protein MGNPTQDKIHSLEKSRVAAVIRIPFILLLLTGILSCQGENTQMTTADLHNRADSIAQKSLLIDTHIDAPYHLYHSGVDWTAETDRHFDYPKAVRGGLNSTFMAIYIPPKYQAGGAKEYADTLITKVREQVENHPEKFILAFSPGEVEKQFSRERISLALGMENGAPIEGDLANLQHFYDRGIRYITLTHSEDNHICDSSYDTTETWGGLSPFGKRLVPAMNRIGMMIDVSHVTDSTFYQAIELSKAPVVATHSGCRHFTPGFHRNMSDDAIKVLAEHNGVIQINFGSYFVSETFREERQNINDHLDAYYAEHGLEEESDEARDYAKKYRKEHPVKDALLTDVADHIDHVVDLVGIDYVGLGSDFDGVGSVPTRLENVSKYPNLIAELLRRGYSEEDIRKIAGGNFLRVWREVESVAVELQSD
- a CDS encoding aldo/keto reductase, whose product is MGKYHSMDRRRFLKITSGTIGVVGLAPLSLSGFQEMAEADTAPSEIKYRTLGRTGLKYTPLGFGAMRTSDPALIRQGVDMGINNIDTARGYMGGENERIVGEAIAGVRDQVHITTKIQHGSQVRMESDLNESLRALDTAHIDILLRHGMSSISDLGEEETREFLTKAKESGKARFVGFSTHRNMADLLRAAADDGLYDVVLAAYNFKHDDDMTEAVNYAADKGIGVIAMKTQAGGYDAASTAALNPHQAALRWVFSNENVTSAIPSMVTYQQLEENFGAMRKTFGFLDKKTLHRYGNAIDDKLCRMCDDCSGMCPHGVNVADLNRCVMYVDGYGDSDLGHSTYRELSASENADRCRDCDECVVQCTNGVNVAANMRRATEIFA